The Geothrix sp. DNA segment TTCCCCAAACCCGATTCCTGTCAGGACCGATTATTCTGAATCGGTCCGAGGAGCGCTGCAGGACCCGGCAGCTCGGCTGCGCGGGATCTCAGGCTCGGATGCTTCCCCATCAGGAACGGCGCTCACCTCAACCCAGCACCGGGTCGATGAGGTGGCTCCCCGCCCGTCGCCCGCCCTTCGAGGAGGTCCCATGACCGTCGCCGCCCAGGATTTCATCGTCCACGATCTCGCCCTCGCGCCCTGGGGCCGCAAGGAGATCGCCATCGCCGAGGGCGAGATGCCCGCCCTCATGGCCATCCGCCAGCAGTACGCCGCCCAGCAGCCCCTCAAGGGCGCCCGCATCGCCGGCTCCCTGCACATGACCATCCAGACCGCGGTGCTCATCGAGACGCTGCGGGCCCTGGGCGCCGAGGTGCGCTGGGCCAGCTGCAACATCTTCAGCACCCAGGATCACGCCGCCGCCGCCATCGCCGCAGGCGGCACGCCGGTCTTCGCCATCAAGGGCGAGACCCTGCCGGACTACTGGGACTACACGCACCGCATCTTCGACTTCGAGGGTGGTGCCAACATGATCCTGGACGACGGCGGGGACGCCACGCTGCTGCTGCACCTGGGCGCCCGGGCCGAGCTGGATGCCAGCGTCCTCGACCACCCGGACAGCGAGGAGGCCACCGTGCTCTTCGCCGCCATCCGCAAGCGCATCGCCGAGAAGCCGGGCTGGTACTCCGCCCAGCTGGCCAAGGTCCTGGGCGTCACCGAAGAGACCACCACCGGCGTGCATCGCCTCTATGAGATGGCCAAGAAGGGCGAGCTGCGGTTCCCCGCCATCAACGTCAACGACAGCGTCACCAAGAGCAAGTTCGACAACCTCTACGGCTGCCGCGAGTCCCTGGTGGACGCCATCAAGCGCGCCACGGACGTGATGGTCGCCGGCAAGATCGCGGTGGTCTGCGGCTACGGCGACGTGGGCAAGGGCAGCGCCCAGGCGCTGCGTGCGCTGAGCGCGCAGGTGTGGGTCACCGAGATCGATCCCATCTGCGCCCTCCAGGCGGCCATGGAGGGCTACCGCGTGGTCACCATGGATGAGGCCTGCAGCCAGGCCGACATCTTCGTCACCTGCACCGGCAACCTCCGCGTCATCACCCACGACCACATGAAGCGGATGAAGCACAATGCCATCGTGTGCAACATCGGCCACTTCGACAGCGAGATCGACGTCGCCAGCCTGGAGAAATACGCCTGGGAGGAGATCAAGCCCCAGGTGGACCACGTCATATTCCCCGACAACCACCGCATCATCCTGCTGGCCAAGGGCCGCCTGGTGAACCTGGGCTGCGGCACGGGCCACCCCAGCTATGTCATGAGCAGCAGCTTCGCCAACCAGACCCTGGCCCAGATCGAGCTGTGGACCAAGAAGGGCGAATACGAGGTCGGCGTCTACACCCTGCCCAAGCACCTGGACGAGCAGGTGGCGCGCCTCCAGCTGCAGACCCTGAATGCCAAGCTCACCACCCTCCGGCCCGACCAGGCCAAGTACATCGGCGTGCCGCTCGAAGGGCCGTACAAGACGGACCATTATCGGTACTAATCCTTGATGGTCCAGCACAGCTGAATCGCTGCGCGATTCAGAGAGCGGCGCCTTGTGGCACCGCACACCAAGGCTTGTTGGAATCGCGCAGCGATTCCTCACACGGCGCCGCAAGGCGCCGTGCTTGTCTATTGGCAACTGCTTGGTCAGGATGAAGCCACTCACCTTTGGGAGCACTCATGCGCTCGTGGACCCAGGGCCTTCTCCTCCTCGTGGCCGTGGCGCTGGCCGGGGCTGGCGGGGCCGCGGGCGTGCTGTGGTTCCAGGGCCGGAAACCCGCCGTGGTGGCGCCGGCTCCACCGCCCGAACCGCCGCCCGCCGCCCCGTCTCCGGCGGTCGTGCCGGAGATGCCCGCGGGAGCGGCGGCCCCGGCCCCCTCCACCGAGGACATCGTGGCCAAGGCCATGCCCGCCGTGGTGGTGGTGGAGACCTCCTCGGGCCGGGGCAGCGCCTTCTTCGTGGACCGCGACCGCCTCATCACGAACCACCACGTGGTGATCGGCCAGAGCTACGTCAAGGTGCGCCTCTCCGACAACAGCACCCTCGACGCTCGCATCCTGACCACGGCCCCCGACTACGACCTGGCCCTGCTGCGGCTCATGCAGCCCGGGCCCGACCGCCCCTTCCTGGCCCTGGGCAGCATCCAGGACGTCCGCCAGGGCCAGGAGGTCCTGGCCATCGGCACGCCCCACGGCGTCTTCCAGAACACGGTGACCCGGGGCATCGTCAGCAGCCTCCGCCAGCTGGAGAAGGTGGTGGTGCTCCAGACGGACACGGCCCTGAACCCCGGCAACAGCGGCGGCCCCCTCATCGACCACGCGGGCCGCGTGGTGGGCGTCAACACCATGGGCTTCCGGGGCAGCCAGGGCCTGAACTTCGCCGTGGCCATCGACCACGCCAGGGCCCTGATGGAGGGGCGGCCGCTCCAGCTCGCCTTCACCACGCCAGGCCTGGATGGCGGGATCAAGGGCCTCCTCCCGGGCGGCGGCGTCAGCGAGTCTGACCAGATCCGCGAGGAGGGCACCAAGCGCTACGCCGCCCAGCTGGCCGTCGTGGCCCGCACCGCGGATCAGATGGAATCCGCCTTCGCCACCTTCCTCGCCTACCACTGGGATGGCAGGGTCGTGGGCACCTTCGAGCGGAACTTCTACGCCCTGTGGGAGCGGGGCGCCTTGCAGGGGAGGCCCGTGAAGGGCTACGAAGCCAAGCTCGCCGAGCTGAACCAGGCCGCGGAGAAGCTGCGGGACCTCTCCCGCCAGGCCGAGGACCAGGCCCGCCGGGCCGACGTCTTCCCGGGCACCCGCCGCGACCTCCGGCAGCGGTACCGGCTGGATGACCGGAGGTGGGATTAGGGTTTGGCTGTGCCAGGCTCAACCGCTGTGCGGTTGAGTTAACTGGGCGCCACTCGGCGCCCAGCTTGTATCTGTGCATGGGGTTCCGTCAGGATGATCCCATCACCGTCGGGAGTACCTATGCGGGCCTGGATCCTGGGCATCCTTCTGGCCATCGTCGGAGTGGCGCTGGTCCTCGGCCTGTGGCTGCTGGGCTACCACCTCAGCGGCAGGTGGGCCTTCCAGCGCTGGCAGACCCAGCGCATCGCCATGGGCGACCGCTTCGGCTGGAAGGAGCTGGCGCCGCCGCCCGTGCCGCCTGAGCAGAACTTCGCCGAGGCTCCGCTGATCAAGGGTTCCATCATCGAGAAGGGCGCCGTGGACGCCCGGTTCAACGCCCTGGCCCTTCCCAAGGGGGCCGATGGCATCCTGGGCAACTGGATGGAAGGCCGCCGGGACGACCTCGACGCCCTCAGCAAGATCTATGGGACCGCCGACCTCCAGACGGTGTTCAAGCCCATGGAGGCGGCCTTCCGGGACCTGGACCAGGCCACCCGGCGCAGCGGCAACCGCTTCCCCATCGCCTATGAGGAGGGCGAGATCCCCGCACTGCTCGGCTTCCGCGCGGCCATGCGCACGCTGCGCGTGCGGGCGGTCACGAACCTGCGTGCGGGTCGCACGGACCTGGCCCTGGAAGACCTGCAGACCGGCCTGCGCCTGGCCGACCACCTCAAGGCCGAGCCGCACTTGATCAGCGCCCTGCTGCGGGTGGCCATCCTGAACATCACCCTGCAGGTGGCCTGGGAGGGACTGGAGGATCACCGCTGGACCGCATCCCAGCTGGCCACCCTCCAGGGGGACCTGGCGCGGATCGACCTGCTGGCCACGCTGCAGCGGGCCTGGCAGGCCGAGCGCCAGTTCAGCATCGGCGGACTCATGGCTCTGGCGGAAAACCAGCCGAGGCCGGCCTCCTACGCTCAGGCCAAGCCCGGCGAGGTGAGGCTGGGAGCCCTCGGTCGCGGGTGGGTGTACCGCAACCTCCTGGAGTCCAGCCGCTACCTGACGATGCTGGTGGATGTCCAGGATCCGCAATCCCACCGGGTGCATCCCGATCGGATGATCAGCGGCGAGGCCTGGCTGAAGCCCCTGCGGTACCGGTACGACCTGGTTCTCGCCAAGATCGCGCTGCCCGCCCTCGTCGGCCAGGTCGAGCGCTTCGCCCGGACCCAGGCCCTCCTCGACGAGGGCGTGGTGGTCTGTGCCCTCGAGCGGCACCGCCTGGACAAGGGCCAGTATCCCGAGCGCCTGGAGGCCCTGGCGCCGGCCTACCTCCAGGCCCTGCCCCACGACCTGGTGAGCGGTGAGCCGCTGCGCTACGCCCGCAAGGGCGAGGGCTTCGCGCTGTACCAGGTGGGCTGGGACGGGCAGGACAACGATGGGACCACGGCCTGGACAGGCGAGGGCCGGGACCGCAAGCTCGATCCCGCCCGGGGCGACTGGGTCTGGCCCCACGCGAACCGCTGATCGCACCGGTCCCTGGCCCGATCCCCTTCTCCTGCTGAAACGCTGCGCGTTTCAGATATCTGGGCGCCGAACGGCGCCCAGCAGTTTGTATGATCTAGGTTTCCCCGGAGCCCGACCATGGCCGACGACAAGAAGGAACCCTGGCTGAACCTGCTGGCCCTCACCACCGTGATCCTCGCGGTCTGCGCGACGCTGGCCACCTTCAAGGGCGGCGGCTACTCCACCAAGACCGTGCTGAACCAGGCCATGGCCTCGGACCAGTGGGCCTACTACCAGGCCAAGGGCATCAAGGGGAACCTCTACGAGGTGGAGGCCATGCGCCTGAAGCGGGAGCTCGAGCTGGCACCGAAGGCCTCGGTGCCGCTGCTGGAGAAGAGCCTGGCCGACGTGGAGAAGAAGGTCGCCAAGTACGATGGCGAGAAGGCCGACATCATGAAGAAGGCCACCACCTTCGAGGAGGCCAAGGCCGATGCCCAGAAGCACGGCGCGCCCTTCGGGCTGGCGGTGATCTACCTGCAGATCGGCATCCTGCTCTCCTCCATCGCCGCCCTGCTGAAGCAGAAGCCGGTCTACTGGGCGGGTCTCGCGGTGGGCCTCGTCGGCGTCGTCTACTTCGCCAACGGGTTCTTCCTGTTCTTCGCCGTCTGATGTGGGCCCTCACCGTCGCGGCGGTCATCGAGCGTGAGGGCCGCTTCCTCGTCGTGGAGGAACCCGACAAGGTGACGGGCCTGCCCGTGATCAACCAGCCCGCGGGGCACGTGGAGCCGGGCGAATCGCTGCTCGACGCCGTGCGCCGCGAGGTGCGCGAGGAGACGGGCCTGGCCTTCACGCCCGAGGCCATCGTGGGCCTCTACCCCCTGAAGGCCGCCAACGGGAAGGACTACTTCCGCGTGTGCTTCACGGGCACCGTGCCCGAAGGCGCCGTGGCCGCGCCCGAGGATGCCGACATCCTCCGCTGCCGCTGGCTCAGCCGCACCGAGCTGGGTGCGGCCGCGCTCCGCTCGGGCTGGGTGCTGCGCTGCCTGGACGATGCCCTGGCGGGGCGGCGCTTCCCGCTGGACCTGGTGACCGACATCCGGGTCGAGCGGTAGGGGCTATTTCTTCCGGAACCACACCGCCGCGATCACGGAGGTGAAGAGGCCCGTCATCACGGTGCCGAAGACGCCGGCCATGGCGCTGGCGCGGGGCGTCTGCATGGGGGCCTGGGCCTTCACGACGGCCTCGATCTGCTCGGGGCTCAGGCCCTGCGCCGCCATCAGCTGCCTGCTGGCCGCCACCGCCTCCTGGAGGTGGTTCGGGAACACCACCGTGGTGAACAGGATGCTCGTGGCGTAGATGATCAGCGAGCCGAGCAGGGAGATGCTCACGCCCGCCCAGACCTGGCGGCCGTAGCCACCATCAGCTGCGGTCGCGCGGAGGGCCCAGATCAGCAGGGCCACTTGGTAGGCGACCACCACCAGGATGAACCGGAGGAGGTACAGCGGGGGCTGCCGGTGCCACCCCAGCAGGTTGAAGATGCAGGTCCAGGCGGCCACGCCGAGGCCGAGGAGGACGCCGTAGCGCAGGGTGGGGTGCATGGGGGCTCCGGGCGCGGGTCAGAAGATGTAGCTGCCGCCGTTGACGGGCAGGGTGGCACCGGTGACGAAGCCGGTCTGGACGAGGCCGGCCACGGCTTCGGCCACGTCCTCGGCGAGGCCGTTGCGGCGCAGGGGGGTGTGGGCGGCGGCGGCGTCCTTGTGCTTGTCGGGCAGGCCGGCCGTGGCGTCCGTCAGGGTGAGGCCCGGGGCCACGGCGTTCACGCGGATGCCCATGGGGCCCAGCTCGCAGGCCAGGGCCCGCACGAAGCCCTCGAGCCCGGCCTTGGCGGCGCTGTGGGCGCAGAAACCCCAGCCCGGATTCCGCGCGAGGCCGCTGGTGATGGCCACGATGGACCCGCCCCGGCCATCCAGCTTCTGGCGCTCCAGCATCTGCGGCACCACCGCCTGGCAGCCGTGGAAGGCCGCGCCCAGCTCGCCCAGGAGCTTGGCCTGGAAGGCCTCCCAGGGATAGGCCTGGAAGGCGGCCATGGGGAAGCTGATGGACGCGTTCAGCACGAGGATGCCGATGGGGCCCAGCTCGGCCTTCACGGTGGCCGCCATGGCCTCCACCTGGGCCCGGTCCCGGGCATCCGCCTTCACGGCCTGGGCCGTTCCGCCCGCAGCCCGGATGGCCTGCACGACGGCCTGCGCCGCGGCTTCAGAGCCGAAGTAGTTCACGGCCACGGCCGCGCCCCGGGCGGCCAGGGAGGCGGCCACGGCCGCGCCGATGCCGCGGCTGGCCCCGGTGACGAGGGCGACCTGTCCCTTGAGTGGCATGGATCCTCCTGGATGAGCGGTGCTGATCCGTCGAGGTTAGCCCATCAGTTCGGCGATGCCCATGCCGCCGGTGGCCCCGGCCTCGCCCGTGAGGGCCCGGCGCAGGTAGCCCGCCTGGCCCAGGTGGAAGGCCAGGTGCGTGGACAGGTGCAGCAGGAAGCGCCCGGTGGGCGGCTGGTGGCCCAGAAGCACCTGGGGGTAGGGCAGGACCGGGGTTTCGGCCGTCAGGGCCTCCAGGCCTGCCTCGATCTCGGTGGCCGCGGCTTCCAGCAGGGCGGCCACCTCCGCGCGGGTGCCCTCCCGCCGGGCGAACTCCGCGTCCCGCTGGCGCTGGTAGCCCGTGCCGCCCAGCACGGTCCCCACGAAATGGCGCAGGTTGCCCGCCACGTGCAGGGCCAGGTTGCCCGCGCTATTGGTGATGCCCGGCATCGTCCGCCAGAGCGTGGCGTCATCGGGGAAGGCCTCGATCTCGCGGATGAAGCAGCGGAGGTCGCGGCGCAGGAGGATGAGAAGGTCGGCGGCGAGGGGCGTCATGGCGACCATCCTAACCCTGGCAGCGGCAGTGGCCTCCTAAAGAAAGAACGAAACGCTGCTCAGGTCTTCAAAAGAAAAAGCTGAACACCGATGAACACCGAGAACGGCATGATGAACACCGATAAAACCTGCCATGTGGTGGTCCGTTCCAGCCCGGGTGGGTTCGTAAATCAGATACCTGATTCTCGGCCAGGAAGGAAATGAACCGCGAATGGCGCGAATCGCTCTTCGAGCGCGCGAATGGCGAACGGCCATGCTTCCGCCTCCGCCCTCGGGGCGGATTCGCCGACTCTTGAAGGGCGGCGGCACCGCCCCGTGAGCGGCCAGCCGCACCTCGCGCGGCTGGGGGCCGAAGGCCCAGGCGGCTTATCCCCGCCGCATTCGCGTCCATTCGCGTCATTCGCGGTTTCAGTTTTGATCTGAAACCTGGCTGAGGCAGGCCAATAAGCGGGATCCGAAGTTCATAGCAGGAAATCCTCAGGTTGCCCGCGGCTTGGACCCGCCGAATGCAGCCCATGCTGGGAACGAAAGATCCCATCTTTATCGGTGTTCATCGGTGTTCCATCTTTCCTTCACGAGTGTGGGATCCTGGCGTCATGGACCTTCAAGCGCTCCTCGACGATCTGGCCCGCGAAGCCGCGCCCTTGGCGGCGCAGGGGAAGGTGGCGGACTACATCCCGGCCCTGGCGGCGGTGGATCCGGCCCGCTTCGGCGTCGCCCTGGCCACGGTGGACGGGCAGCTCCTGGGCAGCGGGGACTGGCGGGTGCCCTTCTCCATCCAGAGCGTATCCAAGGCCTTCTCCCTGGCCCTGGTGCTCGCCCGGGACGGCGAGACCCTCTGGAAGCGCGTCGGGCGCGAGCCCTCGGGCAACCCCTTCAATTCGCTGGTGCAGCTGGAGTACGAGAAGGGCATCCCGCGCAACCCCTTCATCAACGCCGGGGCGCTCATCCTCATCGACCGGCTGCTCTCGCTCACGGGCGATTCCCTGGGCACCCTGCGGGACTTCCTCCGCGCGGAGAGTGGCAACCCGGCCCTGGACCTCGATGCCGAGGTCGCGGCCTCCGAAGCCGGCCACGGCCACCGCAACGCCGCGCTCGCCCACTTCATGGCCAGCTGCGGCAACCTGGAGAACCCGGTGGAGCGGGTGCTGGACCACTACTTCCGCCAGTGCGCCCTCACCATGAGCTGCGCCGATCTGGCCAAGGCGGGGCTCTTCCTGGCCAACCACGGCCTGCGGGCCGACGGCTCCCGCCTGCTCAGCCGCAGCGAGGCCAAGCGCATCAACTCGATCATGCTCACCTGCGGCACCTACGACGCCGCCGGCGACTTCGCCTACCGCGTGGGCCTGCCGGGCAAGAGCGGCGTGGGCGGCGGCATCCTGGCCGTGCTGCCCGGGCGCGGCGTGCTCTGCGCGTGGAGCCCCGCCCTGGATGTCCACGGCAACAGCGTGGCCGGCGTCGAGGCGCTGGATCGCTTCACCACGCGGACTGGTTGGTCGGTCTTCTGAGGTCCTAGAGGATCGTCAGCTTGGCCAGGGCGGCGCCCTGCAGGTGGGTGGTGTGGCCGTGGCTCGTCCGGGTGGTGTGGATGTAGAGGGCGAAGATGTATTCGCCGGACAGCCAGACCGCGGCCGGGTTGCTGATGTAGGGGACGATCCGGATGTCGTAGATGCCGCCGCTCTGGTTGAGGAACTCCGTCACCGTGACCAGGGCCCCGCCCGGGCGCACGTTGAAGCCGTCGACCAGGGTCCACCCGGCGGGCAGGGTGGCCGCGCTGTTCTGGTCGCCCACGTTGGTGCCGAGGTCGTCTACCGGCACGCCGTTCTCGGTGACCAGGACGCTGATCATGGCCGAGGCCATCACGTTGGCGCCGGAACCGCCGGCCGTGGCGTTGCTCCGGTTGATCTGCATCTGGACGAGCAGCTCTTTCGTGGTCGTGGACATGGGTCACCTCGGAAGGATGGGTGTCCGAAGCATGATCCAATTTCGACAAAAAAAACAATATTTGCCTATATTTTACAATTTTATTCAAAACGCGGCATGCCCCCGAGGGGCGTTCCGGGCGGCCTCCACCCTCTGCCTGCGCTTCAAGATGCAGGTTCCGGGGGCCGGGGCTCTGCGGCTGCCTGCGGTGCGCGCAGCAGCCAGGCGGCCCAGGCCGTGAACAGCGTCACTCCGCCGAAGATCAGGGCCAGGCGCGTCCAGGGCAGGCCCACGGCCAGCCGCTCGCCCACCCGCAGCCAGGCCATGCCCAGCCAGGCCAGGCAGCCGCCCCAGAGCACGGCGCCGAGACTGGTCTGCAGCACGCGCTTCGAGATGAACAGCAGCACGAGCAGAACCATCGTCAGCGGCACCACCAGCAGGAAGGCCAGGCCCAGGCGCAGGGACAGGGCCCCCAGCATCACCAGGGCGATGAAGGCGGGCAGGCGGCGCAGCACGAACATGGCATTCCTCGGCAAGGCTCCAAGGTAGCCGATCGCCGGGCGGTGGCGTCAGGGGGTCTCCGGAACCTGGAAGGACCAGGCCACGAAGCGGCTCTGCTTCTGGCCCTGGGCCATGGCCACGGTGCGGATGTCCCGGGCTCCGACCTGGCGCAGCAGGCGGTGCAGGTTGGGCAGGGTGGCCGAGCTGGACACCAGGGTGGTGAACCAGCGCACCTGCCCACCCAGCGCCACGCTCTCGCCGATCATGCGGCGGATGAAGCCCGCCTCGCCGCCCTCGCACCACAGCTCCGCGCCCTGGCCGCCGAAGTTCCGCGCCGCGCCCGCCGCGCCACGGCCCAGCTTGCGCCACTTGGCCTGGGAGGCCTCGCGCACCGCGTGCGCGGAACCGTGGAAGGGCGGATTGCACAACGTCAGGTCGAAGCGCTCCCCAGGCTGGACCACGCCCTCGAAGATCGCGTTCCGGTCCCGCTGGCGACGCAGCTCGATGGTCCGCTCCAGGCCCGGATTCGCCGCCAGGATGCGCGCCGCCGAGGCCAGGGCCGTCTCGTCCAGCTCGGAGCCCACGAAGGACCAGCCGTACTCCCGGTGGCCGATGAGCGGGTAGATGGCGTTGGCGCCGACGCCCACGTCCAGCGCACGCACGACCGCGCCCCGGGGGATCGCGCCGCCGCTCGTGCTGGCCAGCAGGTCCGCCAGGTGGTGCAGGTAGTCCGCCCGCCCGGGGATGGGCGGGCAGAGGTAGCCGGGCGGGATGTCCCAGCCCCGGATGCCGTAGGCCTCCGCCAGCAGGGCCCGGTTGAGCGCCACCACTGCCGCCGGATCCGCGAAGTCGATGGAGGCCCCGCCGTGCTTCGCCCGCTGCACGAAGGGCCCCAGCTCCGGACTGGCCGCCACCAGCCGCGCGAAGTCGTAGCCCCCCGCGTTCCGGTTGCGCGGGTGCAGGCCTGGCTTGGCGGGCGGCGGACCTCCGGCGGATGTCGTCATGTCCTCAGTGTCCGATGAATGATGGCTGCGAGGCCAGGATGGAGAATGCCGAACAGAGGAACTGCGGAACTGCTTGACACCGATGAACACCGATCACTGCTGATGAACACCGATAAAGCCAGCGCCTTGCTGATGCGTCCTTGGCTGGTCCGAGGTTGGAAACGAAGAGCACCTGCCCGGATGATGTTGGGGCGCTGGCCGCGCAGGCCCGCCGTAGGCGACTTCCAGCTTTGCCGGAAGTGATCCAGGGGGCGCCTGGACCGCGTCCTTAGAAGCGCGCCTCAGGCGCTCCCTGGATGCAGCCCGTGCTGGGGGAATGGACGCTCCCATCCTGATCGGTGTTCATCATGCTTTGATCGGTGTTCATCGGCGTTCCAGCTTTTCTTCGACGGGCAGCCTCAGAGCCCTGCAAGGAGTTCCTCCGTGCTCTGCACCTGGGCGAAGGTGCCGTGCAGGGCGGCGAGGAAGGCGGCCTGCACCTGGGCGGCGGGTGTCGTGGCGCCGTTCCGCCCGAGGTCCCGGGTGGCGCAGGCATCCCCGGCCAGGTGGCAGGTGAAGCCCAGGTCGAAGGCCGCCCGCACCGTGGTGTCGATGCACATGTGGGTCATCATGCCCGCCACCACCAGCTCCGTAGCGCCAAGGCCACGCAGGTGCTCCAGCAGGGGCGTCTCCCGGAAGCTGTTGGGGAAGTGCTTCTGGAACACCGGCTCGCCCGGGAGCGGCGCCACGCCCGGGTGGATCTCCGCGCCCGGCGTGCCCGGCAGGAAGAAGGTGGCGCCGGGCCGCAGGGCGAGGTGCTGGATGTGGATCACGGGCAGGCGCTGCGCCCGGAAGGCCGTCAGCAGCCCGCCGGCCTGGAGGCCCGCCTCGGGACTGCCCACCAGCGCCATGGCCCCGCCGGGGAAGTAGTCGTTCTGGATGTCGATGAGCAGCAGGGCCCGGGTCATGGGTGGCTCCTTTGCGAAATCATTGGCGAGTCAAGCCTGCCCGCTGGCCTCGCCCTGGTGGCGCTCCAGGTCCCGGGCCCGCCGCGTGGCGAGGAGCCAGAAGCCGCCGGCGGCCAGGACCGTCAGGCAGGCCACCGTGGTGGCCAGGTTGCGGCCCTGCCAGCGGTCGTTCCACCAGCCCATGAACTCCGTGGCCAGCACGTTCACCTTGCCGCCGTAGAGCTCCAGGTCGCGCAGGTACTTCTTCGTGTTCATGGGCTCGTAGCCCAGGGGGTTCGTAGCCTGGGGCGCGGTGGCCAGATAGATGGCCAGGGCCGCGCCCAGACCCGCCGCCAGCAGCAGGGCCGTGA contains these protein-coding regions:
- a CDS encoding glutaminase — translated: MDLQALLDDLAREAAPLAAQGKVADYIPALAAVDPARFGVALATVDGQLLGSGDWRVPFSIQSVSKAFSLALVLARDGETLWKRVGREPSGNPFNSLVQLEYEKGIPRNPFINAGALILIDRLLSLTGDSLGTLRDFLRAESGNPALDLDAEVAASEAGHGHRNAALAHFMASCGNLENPVERVLDHYFRQCALTMSCADLAKAGLFLANHGLRADGSRLLSRSEAKRINSIMLTCGTYDAAGDFAYRVGLPGKSGVGGGILAVLPGRGVLCAWSPALDVHGNSVAGVEALDRFTTRTGWSVF
- a CDS encoding cysteine hydrolase family protein; this encodes MTRALLLIDIQNDYFPGGAMALVGSPEAGLQAGGLLTAFRAQRLPVIHIQHLALRPGATFFLPGTPGAEIHPGVAPLPGEPVFQKHFPNSFRETPLLEHLRGLGATELVVAGMMTHMCIDTTVRAAFDLGFTCHLAGDACATRDLGRNGATTPAAQVQAAFLAALHGTFAQVQSTEELLAGL
- the ahcY gene encoding adenosylhomocysteinase, whose product is MTVAAQDFIVHDLALAPWGRKEIAIAEGEMPALMAIRQQYAAQQPLKGARIAGSLHMTIQTAVLIETLRALGAEVRWASCNIFSTQDHAAAAIAAGGTPVFAIKGETLPDYWDYTHRIFDFEGGANMILDDGGDATLLLHLGARAELDASVLDHPDSEEATVLFAAIRKRIAEKPGWYSAQLAKVLGVTEETTTGVHRLYEMAKKGELRFPAINVNDSVTKSKFDNLYGCRESLVDAIKRATDVMVAGKIAVVCGYGDVGKGSAQALRALSAQVWVTEIDPICALQAAMEGYRVVTMDEACSQADIFVTCTGNLRVITHDHMKRMKHNAIVCNIGHFDSEIDVASLEKYAWEEIKPQVDHVIFPDNHRIILLAKGRLVNLGCGTGHPSYVMSSSFANQTLAQIELWTKKGEYEVGVYTLPKHLDEQVARLQLQTLNAKLTTLRPDQAKYIGVPLEGPYKTDHYRY
- a CDS encoding S1C family serine protease, whose protein sequence is MRSWTQGLLLLVAVALAGAGGAAGVLWFQGRKPAVVAPAPPPEPPPAAPSPAVVPEMPAGAAAPAPSTEDIVAKAMPAVVVVETSSGRGSAFFVDRDRLITNHHVVIGQSYVKVRLSDNSTLDARILTTAPDYDLALLRLMQPGPDRPFLALGSIQDVRQGQEVLAIGTPHGVFQNTVTRGIVSSLRQLEKVVVLQTDTALNPGNSGGPLIDHAGRVVGVNTMGFRGSQGLNFAVAIDHARALMEGRPLQLAFTTPGLDGGIKGLLPGGGVSESDQIREEGTKRYAAQLAVVARTADQMESAFATFLAYHWDGRVVGTFERNFYALWERGALQGRPVKGYEAKLAELNQAAEKLRDLSRQAEDQARRADVFPGTRRDLRQRYRLDDRRWD
- a CDS encoding SDR family oxidoreductase, translated to MPLKGQVALVTGASRGIGAAVAASLAARGAAVAVNYFGSEAAAQAVVQAIRAAGGTAQAVKADARDRAQVEAMAATVKAELGPIGILVLNASISFPMAAFQAYPWEAFQAKLLGELGAAFHGCQAVVPQMLERQKLDGRGGSIVAITSGLARNPGWGFCAHSAAKAGLEGFVRALACELGPMGIRVNAVAPGLTLTDATAGLPDKHKDAAAAHTPLRRNGLAEDVAEAVAGLVQTGFVTGATLPVNGGSYIF
- a CDS encoding mycothiol transferase; translation: MTPLAADLLILLRRDLRCFIREIEAFPDDATLWRTMPGITNSAGNLALHVAGNLRHFVGTVLGGTGYQRQRDAEFARREGTRAEVAALLEAAATEIEAGLEALTAETPVLPYPQVLLGHQPPTGRFLLHLSTHLAFHLGQAGYLRRALTGEAGATGGMGIAELMG
- the rlmF gene encoding 23S rRNA (adenine(1618)-N(6))-methyltransferase RlmF — encoded protein: MTTSAGGPPPAKPGLHPRNRNAGGYDFARLVAASPELGPFVQRAKHGGASIDFADPAAVVALNRALLAEAYGIRGWDIPPGYLCPPIPGRADYLHHLADLLASTSGGAIPRGAVVRALDVGVGANAIYPLIGHREYGWSFVGSELDETALASAARILAANPGLERTIELRRQRDRNAIFEGVVQPGERFDLTLCNPPFHGSAHAVREASQAKWRKLGRGAAGAARNFGGQGAELWCEGGEAGFIRRMIGESVALGGQVRWFTTLVSSSATLPNLHRLLRQVGARDIRTVAMAQGQKQSRFVAWSFQVPETP
- a CDS encoding NUDIX domain-containing protein, translating into MWALTVAAVIEREGRFLVVEEPDKVTGLPVINQPAGHVEPGESLLDAVRREVREETGLAFTPEAIVGLYPLKAANGKDYFRVCFTGTVPEGAVAAPEDADILRCRWLSRTELGAAALRSGWVLRCLDDALAGRRFPLDLVTDIRVER
- a CDS encoding DUF4337 domain-containing protein, with protein sequence MADDKKEPWLNLLALTTVILAVCATLATFKGGGYSTKTVLNQAMASDQWAYYQAKGIKGNLYEVEAMRLKRELELAPKASVPLLEKSLADVEKKVAKYDGEKADIMKKATTFEEAKADAQKHGAPFGLAVIYLQIGILLSSIAALLKQKPVYWAGLAVGLVGVVYFANGFFLFFAV
- a CDS encoding DUF4199 domain-containing protein; its protein translation is MHPTLRYGVLLGLGVAAWTCIFNLLGWHRQPPLYLLRFILVVVAYQVALLIWALRATAADGGYGRQVWAGVSISLLGSLIIYATSILFTTVVFPNHLQEAVAASRQLMAAQGLSPEQIEAVVKAQAPMQTPRASAMAGVFGTVMTGLFTSVIAAVWFRKK